One Scomber scombrus chromosome 1, fScoSco1.1, whole genome shotgun sequence DNA segment encodes these proteins:
- the immp1l gene encoding mitochondrial inner membrane protease subunit 1 isoform X1 has translation MTEMFRRVLGKTLGFVGYTVQYGCIAHCAFEYIGEFVVCSGPSMEPTIVNHDVVFSERMSRHLCKIQKGDIVIAKSPFDPNMNVCKRVIGLEGDKICTSGPLDLFKTHTYVPKGHVWLEGDNLRNSTDSRSYGPIPYALIRGRVCLKLWPPHSFGTLSESPTRRIIKTQNDSDSD, from the exons ATg ACGGAGATGTTCCGCCGTGTGCTTGGGAAGACGTTGGGGTTTGTGGGCTATACTGTCCAGTATGGCTGCATTGCACATTGTGCCTTTGAATACATTGGAGAATTTGTGGTG tgttctGGTCCATCTATGGAACCCACTATTGTCAACCATGATGTAGTTTTCTCTGAGCGGATGAGTCGTCATCTTTGCAAAATACAAAA GGGTGATATAGTCATTGCAAAAAGTCCATTTGACCCAAATATGAACGTTTGTAAAAGAGTAATTGGGTTGGAGGGTGACAAGATCTGCACAAGTGGCCCATTGGATCTTTTCAAGACCCACACATAC GTTCCAAAAGGCCACGTATGGCTTGAAGGAGATAACCTTAGAAATTCCACTGACTCAAGGAGCTATGGCCCAATTCCCTATGCCCTCATCCGAGGGCGTGTTTGCTTAAAG CTCTGGCCACCACATAGTTTTGGGACCCTCAGCGAAAGCCCAACCAGACGGATCATTAAAACTCAGAATGACTCAGACTCAGATTGA
- the immp1l gene encoding mitochondrial inner membrane protease subunit 1 isoform X2: MFRRVLGKTLGFVGYTVQYGCIAHCAFEYIGEFVVCSGPSMEPTIVNHDVVFSERMSRHLCKIQKGDIVIAKSPFDPNMNVCKRVIGLEGDKICTSGPLDLFKTHTYVPKGHVWLEGDNLRNSTDSRSYGPIPYALIRGRVCLKLWPPHSFGTLSESPTRRIIKTQNDSDSD, translated from the exons ATGTTCCGCCGTGTGCTTGGGAAGACGTTGGGGTTTGTGGGCTATACTGTCCAGTATGGCTGCATTGCACATTGTGCCTTTGAATACATTGGAGAATTTGTGGTG tgttctGGTCCATCTATGGAACCCACTATTGTCAACCATGATGTAGTTTTCTCTGAGCGGATGAGTCGTCATCTTTGCAAAATACAAAA GGGTGATATAGTCATTGCAAAAAGTCCATTTGACCCAAATATGAACGTTTGTAAAAGAGTAATTGGGTTGGAGGGTGACAAGATCTGCACAAGTGGCCCATTGGATCTTTTCAAGACCCACACATAC GTTCCAAAAGGCCACGTATGGCTTGAAGGAGATAACCTTAGAAATTCCACTGACTCAAGGAGCTATGGCCCAATTCCCTATGCCCTCATCCGAGGGCGTGTTTGCTTAAAG CTCTGGCCACCACATAGTTTTGGGACCCTCAGCGAAAGCCCAACCAGACGGATCATTAAAACTCAGAATGACTCAGACTCAGATTGA